Below is a window of Bacteroidales bacterium DNA.
TGGAACTTTTGAGGATGGATATTATAAATCAATCGAGGTAATGAAAGAATTGTTTGGATAAAAAAATAGTAAAATATCATTATATAGAGGGTTGCTATATTGGAATATAAATCTAATAAATATAAATAATATTTTAGGAGGAAAATAATAATAATGAAAACTGTTGGTTTTATTGGACTTGGTGATATGGGAATGGGAATGGCAAAGAATCTTCTTAGGGGTGGATTTAGAGTTAAGGGATTTGATTTACGCGAAGATAGATTAAAAAATTTTGCAGAAGCAGGTGGAGAAGCTGTAAAGAATTGTGCTGAGGCCGGTGACAATGTTGATGCTGCTTTTGTAATGGTGCTTAATGGAAGTCAGGCAAAAAGTGTGATTCTAGGAAAGAATAGCTTGCTTGATACCATGAAGCCAGGGTCGATTATCATAATCACCGCTACAATTGGTCGAAAAGATATTAAAGATATTGAAGTAGCCGTAAAGGAAAAGGGTATCAGGATGGTTGATTCGGGCGTTAGCGGAGGGCGAAATGGTGCTAATGCTGGTACTTTAACTTTAATGGTTGCTGCTAAGCATGATGTATTTGAGGAATGCCGAGATCTTTTTAATGCAATTGGTAAGAATATTCATTATGTTGGTGAAGAGATTGGAATGGGGCAAGTTGTAAAATCATGCTTGCAAGCCTTGATTGGAGTTACTTTTGAAGGAGTTTTTGAAACATTAGCCCTGGGAGCAAAAGCTGGTGTAAGACCAGAAGTACTATATGATGTTATCAGCACAACCGGAGTGGGGGGTCCTTTATTTCAAAGTACTACAAAATTTATTATGGAGCGTAAGTTTAAA
It encodes the following:
- a CDS encoding NAD(P)-dependent oxidoreductase → MKTVGFIGLGDMGMGMAKNLLRGGFRVKGFDLREDRLKNFAEAGGEAVKNCAEAGDNVDAAFVMVLNGSQAKSVILGKNSLLDTMKPGSIIIITATIGRKDIKDIEVAVKEKGIRMVDSGVSGGRNGANAGTLTLMVAAKHDVFEECRDLFNAIGKNIHYVGEEIGMGQVVKSCLQALIGVTFEGVFETLALGAKAGVRPEVLYDVISTTGVGGPLFQSTTKFIMERKFKNTGSHIGTMYKDLGITMSLAKECGVPMFATSIAMEMFQAGISSFPDEDNWSVVKILERITGVEVKKDE